A portion of the Cyanobium sp. PCC 7001 genome contains these proteins:
- a CDS encoding DUF2232 domain-containing protein encodes MGAPTNRSLSRRQARQLMDTAYLAAATGLLWLALYYLPVGSPLFRLALPLPLALLQLRHGGRCAVEGLVVAALLAVALMGPIRGPLLLFPYGLLALWLGWCWRRRLNWWLSWSLGSVIGAAGFLVRVAVLSVLVGENLWVVITTAAAGLLERLASLVGLGAGIELAQVQVAAVLLVWVQNVIVVLALHAVAYWIFPKLQAPISEPPDALRALVALDPL; translated from the coding sequence ATGGGGGCACCCACGAACCGGAGCCTGAGCCGCCGTCAGGCCCGTCAGCTGATGGATACCGCCTACCTGGCCGCCGCCACGGGCCTGCTCTGGCTGGCGCTGTACTACCTGCCCGTGGGCAGCCCCCTGTTCCGCCTGGCCCTGCCGCTCCCCCTGGCCCTGCTGCAGCTCCGGCACGGCGGGCGCTGCGCGGTGGAGGGTCTGGTGGTGGCCGCCCTGCTCGCCGTGGCCCTGATGGGACCGATCCGCGGCCCCCTGCTGCTCTTCCCCTACGGACTGCTGGCCCTCTGGCTGGGCTGGTGCTGGCGGCGGCGGCTGAACTGGTGGCTGAGCTGGTCGCTGGGGAGCGTCATCGGCGCGGCCGGATTCCTGGTGCGGGTCGCGGTGCTGTCCGTGCTGGTGGGGGAGAACCTCTGGGTGGTGATCACCACGGCCGCGGCTGGGCTGCTGGAGCGCTTGGCCTCGCTGGTGGGCCTGGGGGCCGGCATCGAGCTCGCCCAGGTGCAGGTGGCCGCCGTGCTGCTGGTGTGGGTGCAGAACGTGATCGTGGTGCTGGCCCTCCATGCCGTGGCCTACTGGATCTTTCCGAAGCTGCAGGCGCCGATCAGCGAACCGCCCGATGCCCTGAGGGCCCTGGTCGCCCTCGATCCCCTCTGA
- the topA gene encoding type I DNA topoisomerase, giving the protein MGHTLVIVESPTKARTIRGFLPRDFRVEASMGHVRDLPNNASEIPAAHKGEKWANLGVNTASAFEPLYVVPKDKKKVVKELKDALKGADQLLLATDEDREGESISWHLLQLLQPKVPVKRMVFHEITKEAIGRALDQTRDLDMELVHAQETRRILDRLVGYTLSPLLWKKVAWGLSAGRVQSVAVRLLVQRERARRAFRSGSYWDLKAQLEQAGSGFEAKLTHLKGERIAGGSDFDETTGDLKAGSRVKLLAEEEARRLQSAVQGAHWAVAEVEAKPTTRRPVAPFTTSTLQQEANRKLRLSARETMRAAQGLYERGFITYMRTDSVHLSDQAIQAARSCVAQKYGQDYLSPSPRQFSTKARNAQEAHEAIRPAGESFRAPADTGLEGRDLALYELIWKRTVASQMAEARLTMLAVDLDVDGGALGTARFRATGKRIDFPGFFRAYVEGSDDPEAALEGQEVLLPSLAVGDAPACRGVEALGHQTQPPARYSEAALVKMLEKEGIGRPSTYASIIGTIVDRGYATLQNNSLTPSFTAFAVTALLEEHFPDLVDTGFTARMEQTLDEISHGQVEWLPYLETFYKGEEGLETQVLRREGDIDPGVSRTVELEGLPCVVRIGRFGAYLETKRVADDGSEELLKATLPQEITPADLDADKAELLLRQKAEGPESIGEDPETGEQVYLLFGQYGPYVQRGQVSDDNPKPKRASLPKGQKPEELTLEDALGLLRLPRALGDHPDGGRVEAGLGRFGPYVVHHKGKGEKDYRSLKAEDDVLTVPLSRALELLAMPKRGRGGRTALKHLGVPDGADEPVQLFDGPYGLYVKQGKVNASLPEGTTADTITLEQAIELLAAKAATGKGKAGSRSSAARQSTAKKPAAKKPAAKKPAAKKPPATTKTGRLRASAVRVIKAADS; this is encoded by the coding sequence GTGGGTCACACCCTGGTCATCGTCGAGAGCCCCACCAAGGCCCGCACCATCCGTGGATTCCTTCCCAGGGACTTCCGGGTGGAGGCCTCCATGGGCCATGTGCGCGACCTGCCCAACAACGCCAGCGAGATCCCTGCGGCCCACAAGGGCGAGAAGTGGGCGAACCTCGGCGTGAACACCGCCAGTGCCTTTGAGCCCCTCTACGTGGTGCCGAAGGACAAGAAAAAGGTGGTGAAGGAACTCAAGGACGCCCTCAAGGGCGCCGATCAGCTGCTGCTGGCCACGGACGAGGACCGGGAAGGGGAGAGCATCAGCTGGCACCTGCTGCAGTTGCTGCAGCCGAAGGTGCCCGTGAAGCGGATGGTGTTCCACGAGATCACCAAGGAGGCCATCGGCCGGGCCCTGGATCAGACCCGGGATCTCGACATGGAGCTGGTCCATGCCCAGGAGACCCGGCGCATCCTCGACCGCCTGGTGGGCTACACCCTCTCGCCCCTGCTCTGGAAGAAGGTGGCCTGGGGCCTCTCGGCCGGGCGGGTCCAGTCGGTGGCGGTGCGGCTGCTGGTGCAGCGCGAACGGGCCCGCCGGGCCTTCCGCAGCGGCAGCTACTGGGATCTCAAGGCCCAGCTGGAGCAGGCCGGCAGCGGCTTCGAGGCGAAGCTCACCCACCTGAAGGGGGAGCGCATCGCCGGAGGCTCCGACTTCGACGAGACCACCGGTGATCTCAAGGCCGGCAGCCGGGTGAAGCTGCTCGCGGAGGAGGAGGCCCGCCGCCTCCAGTCCGCCGTGCAGGGCGCGCACTGGGCCGTGGCGGAGGTGGAAGCCAAGCCCACCACCCGCCGGCCGGTGGCTCCCTTCACCACGAGCACCCTGCAGCAGGAGGCCAACCGCAAGCTGCGCCTCTCCGCCCGCGAAACGATGCGGGCGGCCCAGGGCCTCTACGAGCGCGGCTTCATCACCTACATGCGCACCGACTCGGTGCACCTCAGCGACCAGGCCATCCAGGCGGCCCGCAGCTGCGTGGCCCAGAAATACGGCCAGGACTATCTCAGCCCCTCGCCGCGGCAGTTCTCCACCAAGGCCCGCAACGCCCAGGAGGCCCACGAGGCGATCCGTCCGGCGGGGGAGAGCTTCCGCGCCCCCGCCGACACCGGCCTGGAGGGCCGGGATCTGGCCCTCTACGAGCTGATCTGGAAGCGCACGGTGGCCAGCCAGATGGCCGAGGCCCGGCTCACGATGCTGGCGGTGGATCTGGACGTGGACGGCGGCGCCCTGGGCACCGCCCGTTTCCGGGCCACCGGCAAGCGGATCGACTTCCCCGGCTTCTTCCGCGCCTACGTGGAGGGCAGCGACGACCCGGAGGCCGCCCTCGAGGGCCAGGAGGTGCTGCTGCCTTCCCTGGCGGTGGGGGATGCCCCGGCCTGCCGCGGCGTGGAGGCCCTCGGTCACCAGACCCAGCCCCCGGCCCGCTACAGCGAGGCGGCCCTGGTCAAGATGCTGGAGAAGGAGGGCATCGGCCGCCCCTCCACCTATGCCTCGATCATCGGCACGATCGTGGACCGGGGCTACGCCACGCTCCAGAACAACTCCCTCACCCCCAGCTTCACGGCCTTCGCCGTGACGGCGCTGCTGGAGGAGCACTTCCCCGACCTGGTGGACACCGGCTTCACCGCGCGGATGGAGCAGACCCTCGACGAGATCTCCCACGGCCAGGTGGAGTGGCTCCCCTACCTCGAGACCTTCTACAAGGGGGAAGAGGGCCTGGAAACCCAGGTGCTGCGGCGGGAGGGGGACATCGATCCGGGCGTGTCCCGCACCGTGGAACTGGAGGGTCTGCCCTGCGTGGTGCGGATCGGTCGCTTCGGGGCCTATCTGGAGACCAAGCGGGTGGCCGATGACGGCAGCGAGGAGCTGCTCAAGGCCACCCTGCCCCAGGAGATCACCCCCGCCGACCTCGATGCTGACAAGGCCGAGCTGCTGCTGCGCCAGAAGGCGGAGGGGCCCGAGTCGATCGGGGAGGACCCGGAGACCGGCGAGCAGGTGTACCTCCTGTTCGGCCAGTACGGCCCCTACGTGCAGCGCGGCCAGGTGAGCGACGACAACCCCAAGCCCAAGCGGGCCTCGCTGCCCAAGGGCCAGAAGCCCGAGGAGCTCACCCTCGAGGATGCCCTGGGGCTGCTCCGCCTGCCCCGGGCCCTGGGGGACCACCCCGATGGAGGCCGGGTGGAGGCCGGCCTGGGCCGCTTCGGCCCCTACGTGGTGCATCACAAGGGCAAGGGGGAGAAGGACTACCGCTCCCTCAAGGCCGAGGACGACGTGCTCACCGTGCCGCTGTCCCGCGCGCTGGAACTGCTGGCCATGCCCAAGCGGGGCCGCGGCGGCCGCACGGCCCTCAAGCATCTGGGGGTGCCGGACGGGGCCGACGAGCCCGTGCAGCTCTTCGACGGTCCGTACGGGCTCTACGTGAAGCAGGGCAAGGTGAATGCCTCCCTGCCGGAGGGCACCACGGCCGACACCATCACCCTGGAGCAGGCGATCGAGCTGCTGGCGGCCAAGGCGGCCACGGGCAAGGGCAAGGCGGGCTCCCGCTCCTCTGCCGCCAGGCAGTCCACCGCCAAGAAGCCCGCAGCCAAGAAGCCCGCCGCGAAAAAGCCGGCGGCCAAGAAACCCCCCGCCACCACCAAGACCGGCCGGCTGCGGGCCAGCGCGGTGCGGGTGATCAAGGCGGCCGACAGTTGA
- a CDS encoding NAD(P)H-quinone oxidoreductase subunit N yields the protein MVLPTALPIAAHALGTAVAPAGLGLQLNAGAIAPEVSVLLALVACLLVDLAGERAASRWVPPLCYAGLGGALVLLALQWNTPLLEPSFLGSFLADNMAIAFRGVVAASTLISLLLSWRYVERSGTPVGEYAAILLAATLGAMFLCGATDLVSIFISLETLSVSSYLLSGYMKRDARSSEAALKYLLVGSAAAAVFLYGASLLYGLTGGATGLDAVATALKTSASPVTALALVFVLATVAFKIAAVPFHQWTPDVYEGSPTPVVAFLSVGSKAAGFALAVRILVGCFESFDAQWKLLFTVLAVLSMVLGNVVALAQTSMKRMLAYSSIGQAGFVMIGLVCGTEDGFAAMVLYMAAYLFMNLGAFACIILFSLRTGSDRIADYAGLYQKDPLITLGLSLCLLSLGGIPPMLGFFGKIYLFFAGWADHQYLLVVVGLVTSVVSIYYYISVIKMMVVKEPQEASDVVKAYPAITWSVTGLPALRTALVGCVVVTAVGGILSSPLFTWASEAVAGTPILQQAIAAVAIPPVG from the coding sequence ATGGTTCTGCCCACTGCGCTTCCGATTGCGGCCCATGCCCTCGGGACAGCCGTCGCTCCGGCGGGACTGGGTCTGCAGCTCAACGCGGGCGCCATCGCCCCCGAGGTGTCGGTGCTGCTGGCGCTGGTGGCCTGCCTGCTGGTGGACCTGGCGGGGGAGCGGGCAGCGAGCCGCTGGGTGCCGCCGCTCTGCTACGCGGGGCTGGGGGGGGCGCTCGTGCTGCTGGCCCTGCAGTGGAACACCCCCCTGCTGGAGCCCTCCTTCCTGGGCTCCTTCCTCGCCGACAACATGGCCATTGCCTTCCGTGGCGTGGTGGCCGCCTCCACCCTGATCTCCCTGCTGCTCAGCTGGCGCTACGTGGAGCGCAGCGGCACGCCGGTGGGGGAATACGCCGCCATCCTGCTGGCCGCCACCCTCGGCGCCATGTTCCTCTGCGGCGCCACCGATCTGGTGAGCATCTTCATCTCGCTGGAGACGCTCTCGGTGTCGAGCTACCTGCTCTCGGGCTACATGAAGCGCGATGCCCGCAGCTCGGAAGCCGCGCTGAAATACCTGCTGGTGGGCTCGGCGGCGGCGGCCGTGTTTCTTTACGGCGCCTCCCTGCTCTATGGCCTCACCGGCGGTGCCACCGGCCTGGATGCCGTGGCCACCGCCCTCAAGACCAGTGCCTCGCCGGTGACTGCCCTGGCCCTGGTGTTCGTGCTGGCCACGGTGGCCTTCAAGATCGCCGCCGTTCCCTTCCACCAGTGGACTCCTGACGTCTACGAGGGGTCTCCCACCCCTGTGGTGGCCTTCCTTTCGGTGGGATCGAAGGCGGCCGGGTTCGCCCTGGCGGTGCGGATCCTCGTGGGCTGCTTCGAGAGCTTCGATGCCCAGTGGAAGCTGCTGTTCACCGTGCTGGCGGTGCTGAGCATGGTGCTGGGCAACGTGGTGGCCCTGGCCCAGACCTCCATGAAACGGATGCTGGCCTACAGCTCGATCGGCCAGGCCGGCTTCGTGATGATCGGCCTGGTGTGCGGTACCGAGGACGGCTTCGCCGCCATGGTGCTCTACATGGCGGCGTACCTGTTCATGAACCTCGGGGCGTTCGCCTGCATCATTCTCTTCTCCCTGCGCACCGGCAGCGACCGCATCGCCGATTACGCCGGCCTCTACCAGAAGGATCCCCTGATCACCCTGGGCCTCAGCCTCTGCCTGCTGTCCCTGGGCGGCATTCCGCCGATGCTCGGCTTCTTCGGCAAGATCTATCTCTTCTTCGCCGGGTGGGCCGACCACCAGTACCTGCTGGTGGTGGTGGGTCTGGTCACCTCGGTGGTATCGATCTACTACTACATCTCGGTGATCAAGATGATGGTGGTGAAGGAGCCCCAGGAGGCCTCCGACGTGGTGAAGGCCTACCCCGCCATCACCTGGTCGGTGACCGGTCTGCCGGCCCTGCGCACCGCCCTGGTGGGCTGTGTGGTGGTGACCGCCGTGGGCGGCATCCTCTCCAGCCCCCTGTTCACCTGGGCCAGTGAGGCGGTGGCCGGCACACCCATCCTGCAGCAGGCCATCGCCGCCGTGGCGATCCCCCCGGTGGGTTGA
- a CDS encoding ABC transporter ATP-binding protein, with amino-acid sequence MPLADPVAELQAVDKIYGSGETEVRALDGLSLTVNRGDYLAVMGASGSGKSTAMNILGCLDRPSGGSYRLNGTLVNELDDDQLADLRNRELGFVFQQFHLLPQLTALENVMLPMVYAGVPASERRSRAEEALSRVGLAQRLNNKPNQLSGGQQQRVAIARAIINRPALLLADEPTGALDSRTTEEVLAIFDELHRGGMTVVMVTHEDEVASRADQVVHFRDGRTTD; translated from the coding sequence ATGCCGCTGGCGGACCCCGTCGCCGAGCTCCAGGCCGTGGACAAGATCTACGGCTCGGGGGAAACCGAGGTGCGGGCACTCGATGGCCTCAGCCTCACCGTGAACCGCGGCGATTACCTGGCTGTGATGGGCGCCTCCGGCTCCGGCAAGAGCACGGCCATGAACATCCTCGGCTGCCTGGATCGGCCCAGCGGCGGCAGCTATCGCCTCAACGGCACCCTGGTGAACGAACTCGACGACGACCAGCTGGCGGACCTGCGCAACCGGGAACTGGGCTTCGTGTTCCAGCAGTTCCATCTGCTGCCCCAGCTCACCGCCCTCGAGAACGTGATGCTGCCGATGGTGTACGCCGGCGTTCCCGCATCCGAGCGCCGCAGCAGGGCGGAAGAGGCCCTCAGCCGGGTGGGCCTGGCCCAGCGGCTGAACAACAAGCCAAACCAGCTCTCGGGCGGGCAGCAGCAGCGGGTGGCCATCGCCCGGGCGATCATCAACCGTCCGGCCCTGCTGCTGGCCGATGAGCCCACCGGCGCCCTCGACTCACGCACCACCGAGGAGGTGCTGGCCATCTTCGATGAGCTGCACCGCGGCGGCATGACCGTGGTGATGGTGACCCACGAGGATGAAGTGGCCTCCCGGGCCGATCAGGTGGTGCACTTCCGCGACGGCCGCACCACCGACTGA
- a CDS encoding M23 family metallopeptidase has translation MAPLPMLRALPLALAAAAPLLGLAGLGVAQERADSLDAPPAATAAPAAAPEAGPVASPRPVAPAARPKAPAPPAQVQAPPVRPSAAPEAEPRSPRAAAQPLPPPPEPTRFDRSLDALVRDGIVTPAERDRVRAGDRSTPFNVPAHTKACSSGALSAQECRTGLVVRWRGRPGTNPGGVDGRGMQGLIAGSALATPLTVPVSALLAGTGGGFRLADVFSVTPRPAPIRGNGNRRLLFPLIGSAITSSGFGYRLHPLLGSWLMHAGRDLAAPEGTPVVAALSGTVLSSGVAGGYGLAIEVEHDRPRRRTLYGHLSELYVKPGDRVRQGEVIGRVGSTGLSTGPHLHFELRVPGDGGWLAVDPGDLDPGQGAVGSDAIALLMGQLLQSLERPVSPLAAPAKPRAAQAG, from the coding sequence ATGGCCCCCCTGCCCATGCTTCGCGCCCTGCCCCTGGCCCTGGCCGCCGCAGCACCCCTGCTGGGGCTTGCAGGCCTGGGCGTCGCTCAGGAGCGTGCCGACAGCCTCGACGCTCCGCCTGCGGCGACGGCGGCACCAGCCGCCGCCCCAGAAGCCGGGCCGGTCGCTTCGCCCCGGCCGGTCGCCCCCGCCGCCAGACCGAAGGCTCCGGCTCCTCCGGCCCAGGTGCAGGCGCCGCCGGTGCGTCCCAGCGCCGCTCCGGAGGCGGAGCCCCGCAGCCCGCGCGCCGCGGCCCAGCCCCTCCCGCCGCCCCCCGAGCCCACCCGCTTCGACCGTTCCCTGGATGCCCTCGTCCGCGACGGCATCGTCACCCCGGCCGAGCGTGACCGGGTGCGTGCGGGTGACCGCTCCACCCCCTTCAACGTGCCGGCCCACACCAAGGCCTGCAGCAGCGGCGCCCTTTCCGCCCAGGAATGCCGCACCGGCCTGGTGGTGCGCTGGCGTGGCCGGCCAGGCACGAACCCCGGCGGCGTCGACGGGCGAGGGATGCAGGGCCTGATCGCCGGCTCCGCGCTGGCCACTCCCCTCACGGTGCCGGTGTCGGCGTTGCTGGCGGGCACCGGTGGCGGCTTCCGCCTGGCCGATGTGTTCTCGGTCACGCCACGGCCGGCCCCGATCCGCGGCAACGGCAACCGCCGCCTTCTGTTTCCGCTGATCGGCTCGGCGATCACCAGCAGCGGTTTCGGCTACCGGTTGCACCCGCTGCTCGGCAGCTGGCTGATGCACGCCGGCCGTGATCTGGCGGCTCCGGAGGGAACGCCGGTGGTGGCCGCCCTCAGCGGAACGGTGCTCAGCAGTGGCGTGGCCGGCGGTTACGGGCTGGCCATCGAGGTCGAGCACGACCGCCCGCGGCGGCGCACCCTCTACGGCCACCTCAGTGAGCTGTACGTGAAACCCGGGGATCGGGTGCGGCAGGGCGAGGTGATCGGACGGGTGGGCAGCACGGGCCTGAGCACCGGTCCCCATCTCCACTTCGAGTTGCGGGTGCCGGGCGATGGCGGCTGGCTGGCGGTGGATCCGGGCGATCTCGATCCCGGCCAGGGTGCCGTGGGCAGTGATGCCATCGCCCTGCTGATGGGGCAGCTGCTCCAGAGCCTGGAACGCCCGGTGTCACCGCTCGCTGCGCCGGCCAAGCCGAGGGCGGCGCAGGCCGGCTGA
- a CDS encoding biotin--[acetyl-CoA-carboxylase] ligase, giving the protein MAGDHNGALSGWRIRRLPVCGSTEWELERWLDGGLSASDPLEQRMAVVARRQCHGHGQRGRAWVSPPGGVWLSAAFPWPSLEAANLGLAVAVGVTRQLEDLGLPVQLKWPNDLVLHGRKLAGLLPRVRLRGCRVRWAQVGIGLNGLNRVPPGAVSVAQALARPGHGRSPRHPEATPRRLERRVWAALGWAQEHAAEPGLVLQQAEDRLWRPPQGLWIKDQPWQVAGLEPDGRLRLESGAKRTWLSRSF; this is encoded by the coding sequence ATGGCTGGCGACCACAACGGTGCCTTGAGCGGCTGGCGGATCCGCCGCCTGCCGGTCTGCGGCAGCACCGAATGGGAGCTCGAGCGCTGGCTGGATGGGGGCCTGTCGGCCTCGGATCCGCTGGAGCAGCGGATGGCGGTGGTGGCTCGCCGCCAGTGCCACGGCCACGGTCAGCGTGGCAGGGCCTGGGTGTCCCCACCCGGTGGGGTGTGGCTCAGCGCGGCCTTTCCCTGGCCATCCCTGGAGGCGGCCAACCTGGGACTGGCGGTGGCGGTGGGTGTGACGCGGCAGCTGGAGGACCTGGGTCTGCCGGTGCAGCTCAAGTGGCCCAATGATCTGGTGCTGCACGGCCGCAAGCTGGCCGGCCTGCTGCCGCGAGTACGGCTGCGGGGGTGCAGGGTGCGCTGGGCCCAGGTGGGCATCGGGCTGAACGGGCTCAACCGTGTGCCGCCCGGGGCGGTTTCGGTGGCTCAGGCGCTCGCACGGCCGGGGCACGGGCGGAGCCCTCGCCATCCGGAGGCCACGCCCCGGCGGCTCGAGCGGCGGGTTTGGGCGGCGCTGGGCTGGGCGCAGGAGCATGCCGCCGAGCCCGGGCTGGTGCTGCAGCAGGCCGAAGATCGGCTCTGGCGGCCGCCGCAGGGGCTGTGGATCAAGGATCAGCCCTGGCAGGTGGCAGGCCTGGAGCCGGATGGGCGGCTGCGGCTCGAGAGCGGGGCGAAGCGCACCTGGCTGTCCCGGTCGTTCTGA
- a CDS encoding aminotransferase class I/II-fold pyridoxal phosphate-dependent enzyme yields the protein MPISERLSRLGSGVFARNDARKATYAAAALAQGLPPLLDLSLGSTDLQPPAAAVQAMQRAMEQPASAAYCLHAATGPFREAVAAWAQRRFGTAVDPEREVLLLVGSQEGTAHLPLAVLNPGDRALLLDPYYPSHMGGLHLASAHPQLLPLDPEQGWRPDFERLTPAEWDALKLMVLGFPHNPTATTGEQGWLDAAMDKALRHDVVLAHDNPYVDLALEGEAPALLRHPRWRQGGIEFFSFSKSWCLGGYRLAFAIGAEWLITALRQLKGVVDFNQSLALQAGAIAALEQAPDWPERLRAIYRERRDRMALALEAVGWPVRRPTMALYLWLQVPPAWRQQGSEAFCAALLAGTGVALTPGNGFGPGGEGWARLALVHPAGELEQGAARIGAWLATTTVP from the coding sequence ATGCCCATCTCTGAGCGGCTGAGCCGGCTCGGCAGCGGGGTCTTCGCCCGCAACGACGCCCGCAAGGCCACCTACGCCGCCGCTGCCCTCGCCCAGGGGCTGCCGCCCCTGCTCGATCTCTCCCTCGGCTCCACCGACCTCCAGCCGCCAGCGGCGGCTGTGCAGGCGATGCAGCGGGCGATGGAGCAGCCGGCCAGTGCGGCGTATTGCCTCCATGCCGCCACGGGCCCCTTCCGGGAGGCGGTGGCGGCATGGGCCCAGCGCCGCTTCGGCACGGCCGTGGATCCCGAGCGGGAGGTGCTGCTGCTGGTGGGCTCCCAGGAGGGCACCGCCCATCTCCCGCTGGCGGTGCTCAACCCCGGCGATCGGGCCCTCCTGCTCGATCCCTACTACCCCTCCCACATGGGCGGCCTGCATCTGGCTTCCGCCCACCCCCAGCTGCTGCCCCTCGATCCAGAACAGGGCTGGCGTCCCGATTTCGAGCGCCTCACCCCCGCGGAGTGGGACGCGCTCAAGCTGATGGTGCTGGGCTTTCCCCACAACCCCACCGCCACCACCGGGGAGCAGGGGTGGCTAGACGCAGCCATGGACAAGGCCCTGCGGCACGACGTCGTGCTCGCCCACGACAACCCCTACGTGGACCTGGCCCTGGAGGGCGAGGCCCCGGCCCTGCTGCGCCATCCCCGCTGGCGCCAAGGCGGGATCGAATTCTTCTCCTTCTCCAAGAGCTGGTGCCTGGGGGGCTACCGCCTCGCCTTCGCCATCGGGGCGGAATGGCTGATCACGGCGCTGCGGCAGCTCAAGGGCGTGGTGGACTTCAACCAGTCCCTGGCCCTGCAGGCCGGTGCGATTGCGGCGCTCGAGCAGGCTCCCGACTGGCCGGAGCGCCTGCGGGCCATCTATCGCGAACGGCGTGACCGGATGGCCCTGGCCCTCGAGGCGGTTGGCTGGCCCGTGCGGCGCCCCACCATGGCCCTCTACCTCTGGCTCCAGGTGCCGCCGGCATGGCGGCAGCAGGGCTCCGAGGCCTTCTGCGCCGCCCTGCTGGCGGGCACGGGGGTGGCCCTCACCCCCGGCAACGGTTTCGGGCCGGGCGGGGAAGGCTGGGCGCGGCTGGCGCTGGTGCACCCCGCCGGGGAGCTGGAACAGGGAGCCGCCCGCATCGGCGCATGGCTGGCGACCACAACGGTGCCTTGA
- the trxA gene encoding thioredoxin: protein MSVAELTDANFQTEVLESSGAVLVDVWAQWCGPCRLMAPLMDWAATTYAGRLAVGKLEADPNPSSRDRLQVQGLPTLVLFKDGSEVARHEGAMAQAQLKAFLDAHL from the coding sequence GTGTCCGTCGCCGAGCTCACCGATGCCAACTTCCAGACCGAGGTGCTGGAGTCCTCCGGCGCCGTGCTGGTGGACGTGTGGGCCCAGTGGTGCGGCCCCTGCCGGCTGATGGCCCCCCTGATGGACTGGGCCGCCACCACCTATGCGGGACGCCTGGCGGTGGGCAAGCTCGAGGCGGACCCGAACCCCTCCAGCCGCGACCGGCTCCAGGTGCAGGGTCTGCCCACCCTGGTGCTGTTCAAGGACGGCTCGGAGGTGGCGCGGCACGAGGGCGCCATGGCCCAGGCCCAGCTCAAGGCCTTCCTGGATGCCCATCTCTGA
- a CDS encoding PspA/IM30 family protein: MGFFDRLSRLLRANANAAIGSMEDPAKILDQSVADMQSDLVKLRQAVATAIASQKRIQNQAEQAESQSKTWYQRAELALQKGEEDLAREALTRRKTYDDTATALNTQLKSQSGQVEALKKSLVALEAKIAEAKTKKDMLKARAQAAQAQEQLQSAVGNLGTNSAMAAFERMEEKVQTLEARSQAAAELAGADLESQFAALEGSDVDDELAALKNRLSGAEGPAPVALPKDSDPVPQLEPVKVAEVDAELEELKRSIDKL; this comes from the coding sequence ATGGGCTTCTTCGACCGCCTCAGCCGTCTGCTCCGCGCCAACGCCAACGCGGCGATCGGCAGCATGGAGGATCCCGCCAAGATCCTCGACCAGTCCGTGGCCGACATGCAGTCGGACCTGGTCAAGCTGCGCCAGGCCGTGGCCACGGCCATCGCCAGCCAGAAACGGATCCAGAACCAGGCCGAGCAGGCCGAGAGCCAGTCCAAGACCTGGTACCAGCGCGCCGAACTGGCCCTGCAGAAGGGCGAGGAAGACCTCGCCCGCGAGGCCCTCACCCGCCGCAAGACCTATGACGACACCGCCACCGCCCTCAACACCCAGCTGAAGAGCCAGTCCGGCCAGGTGGAGGCTCTCAAGAAGAGCCTGGTGGCCCTGGAGGCCAAGATCGCCGAGGCCAAGACCAAGAAGGACATGCTCAAGGCCCGGGCCCAGGCGGCCCAGGCCCAGGAGCAGCTGCAGAGCGCCGTGGGCAACCTCGGCACCAATTCCGCCATGGCCGCCTTCGAGCGGATGGAGGAGAAGGTGCAGACGCTGGAGGCCCGTAGCCAGGCCGCTGCCGAGCTGGCCGGGGCCGACCTCGAGAGCCAGTTCGCCGCCCTCGAAGGCAGCGATGTGGACGACGAGCTCGCCGCCCTCAAGAACCGCCTCTCCGGGGCGGAGGGCCCGGCTCCCGTCGCCCTGCCCAAGGACAGCGACCCCGTGCCCCAGCTGGAGCCGGTGAAGGTGGCCGAGGTGGATGCCGAGCTCGAGGAGCTCAAGCGCTCGATCGACAAGCTCTGA
- a CDS encoding DUF721 domain-containing protein → MARGSPSEGSRRIGTVTVLTAPPRQPATPLAGCLDALQQTWQRQGSLGALWQRWASLAGPQLAPHCRPLRLQGSVLTVGAGPGPWLQALQYNRHQLLASLKAAGFPIREVRVAQHHAAPLPELGARVEAGSWAHHPSRVDVHGMGVCPQCGSPAPRGEMALWGHCSFCRRQALAL, encoded by the coding sequence ATGGCGCGTGGCAGTCCCAGCGAAGGCTCCCGGCGGATCGGCACGGTCACCGTGCTCACGGCGCCGCCCCGGCAGCCGGCCACACCGCTGGCCGGCTGCCTGGATGCGCTCCAGCAGACGTGGCAGCGGCAGGGCAGCCTCGGGGCCCTCTGGCAGCGCTGGGCCAGTCTGGCGGGCCCCCAGCTGGCCCCCCACTGCCGGCCCTTGCGGCTGCAGGGGTCGGTGCTCACCGTGGGGGCGGGGCCAGGCCCCTGGCTGCAGGCCCTGCAGTACAACCGCCACCAGCTGCTGGCCAGCCTGAAGGCAGCCGGCTTCCCGATCCGGGAGGTGCGCGTCGCCCAGCACCACGCCGCCCCGCTGCCCGAGCTGGGCGCCAGGGTGGAGGCCGGCAGCTGGGCGCACCATCCCAGCCGGGTGGACGTGCACGGCATGGGGGTGTGTCCGCAGTGCGGCAGTCCCGCGCCCCGCGGCGAGATGGCCCTCTGGGGGCACTGCAGTTTCTGCCGACGCCAGGCCCTGGCCCTCTAG